Genomic window (Ascochyta rabiei chromosome 13, complete sequence):
AACACTGACCTTTCTTAGAACTGCCAGGAATACCTGCGCACACTTTCCTCGTCCATCACCCCCGAAGACCTTCTCGCTCTCCCCACGCCAGCCTCCATCACCGTCATTGGCTGCGGTCGCCCAGAGCTGATACCCATGTACACCGAAGCAACCGGCTGCCCGTTCCCCATCTACGCAGAGCCCACACGCAAGATATACGACTATCTAGGCATGACACGCACCTTCGACCTCGGGTCAAAGCCCGCGTACATGCAGACCCACGTGCTGATCAACAGCGTGCAATCGATATTCCAAGGCCTGTCCACGGGCCGCAAGGCGCTCAAGGGCGGCGACTTCAAGCAAGTCGGTGGCGAGTTCCTCTTTGAGAACGGCAAGTGCACATGGGTGCACAGGATGAAGACGACAAGAGGCCACGCCGAGGTCTCTGACATACGAACACTCCTCGGCCTCGACGACAGGCGGCCGCCCATGCGCAAACGCTGGAGCCACAGCATCAAGCAGGAAAAACAGCAGAAAAGGCAGAGCATGAGCTGGGGGCGACTGCGGAGCAAAAGCAAGGGTGCAAAGGAGCTGGAGAAGAGCGGCAGCACCACGCCGGAGCGGGTTGAAGAGGAGGACCCAAGTAAGTGGATCGGGAGGACAACGGCGTAGCTGTGGCAGCGATCTGAGTTTGCTTGGTCTTGATTGAAGCGTTTCTTTAGCGGGTCTTGGACATATGCATATACAACCATCTCAAACATGGCACATACACACACTCTCTCTCCTCGACTCTAGCCCACACTCTGCTCAGCGGTTGCTGCACACACACAAAGTCTGCCTGACCCCTCCAGACGAGAAAGTCAACTCACCACCCCTGCAAGCTCTTTCCTATCGTACCACTTGGGATGCAGAGTCGGGaggaacagcagcagcaacagcaacagcagcagcaacagcaacagcagcagcaacagcagcgaTAGACAGCAGCAGACAGCGTTGCACAGCGAAATAGCGGATACTGTAGAAAAGCAAGCAGGACTGAGATGCGATAGAGAAGAAGACAGAGAGGTGCGAGCTGGAAAGAAGCAAAACGTTTCGATCCTGAGGATAACAGATTTGTCAGTACACACGCACagacacacacacacatgaCCAACGCATATGCGATGCACACCTGCAAAAGCGAGCGCAATTGTTAAGCTGAACGAGTGTATTGGTGAGACTAGCAGTACAGTATGGGTTTATTTTGTAGATTTTCTTTCCTTACGAGAAACATGTTCGTGCGAACAGCAGCCCAGATCGCAAACCATGGGCGTGAAGAAGAAAAAGTGTGCCTCGACATGACGCTTTCTCTAACTGCCATGAGCGTTTGTGCTTCCCTTACAGTCGCCCAAGCATAGCCGGCGTACATCAAAATCAAGGCGATGATCCAGCCCCTGTGTTCTCCCTAGCGAGTGAGTTGTTCTAGAGAACAGCTCTGCTGGCTTATGGGGGCAGTCCTGGTCCGCTGAGCGTGCTATCGATATTCGCTGCATCATGGGCTGAGTCCAACGTGGGGTCTGAAGCCCTTGAGTCAACTTTGATCGGCCGGTGACGTACGTTCGACAGGCGTACCGTCTGGCTTGCCCTCGTCCTCGTGCGGAGTTCAGACTTGAGTCGTGTACCTTTGGAAGGAATGGTCCTGAGGTGCTATCAGAAATGCAATCAGTCATAGTTGCCAGGCCCACCGATTTGACTGGCGAAAGCAGTAGAGACACTGCGagcatcgtcgtcgtcaaaTCCGAGACCGTTACGCAAGCCACGACCAGCAGCAAATCCACCGCCCATGTTGGGACCCTGGCGTGTCGACTCAACAAAGCGGTTCAGACGATCAGACTGGCTGAGTGACGTGGGCTTGTTGTAGTCGTTCAGGTTCAAACCAGAGAGGCTGATGCCGCCGGGAGCATCGCTGCGGGTATCGGTCAGCTCACTCGCAGCGATAGATTCGCCGGCAACGCTCTGTGGTGCTCTGCTCTGACCCCTGGGACCCTGACCGTTGCGACCAGGAAGAGGCCAGGACTCCTGAAAGTTGGAGAACATGGGAGGATAGTTGGAAGGAACGCCACCAAGAGCAGAGGAGTGAACCGAAGACACATCATCGGGAATATAACCGACAATAGAGCCGTTGTCGTTGAAATCTTGACGAGTCGGCTTGCCGCCGTTGTAGCTACCTTGGCGACCGGAAGTCATGGCATTTGCATGCTGGTACGCCATCTGGTAGCGTTGGGGTCCGCGGTATGTCTGCTTGGGACGGCTGAATTGCAGAAGCGAGACCTGCAGGTTGGACAGGGGCCCTTCAACGAGGCAGTTGCGTTCCTTGAAATGGAGCAAGAGGTAGTGCCACAACGGGTGCTTGCTAAGAACCTTCGGGTTTCCAAGAATGACGAGACCGTATTTGGCACGCGTGAGAGCGACGTTGAGACGACGAGGATCACTCAAGAAACCGATACCTTGGTGGTCGTTGGAACGAACGCAAGACAGGATGATGAAATCCTTCTCACGACCTTGGAAGGCATCGACGGAAGCAACCTCAACCTCTTTGTAGTTCTCCTTCTTGAAGCTGCCGGTCGCCTGCATGGAGCTGACAACGTAACTGCGCTGACCCTCGTACGGCGTGATGATACCAATGTCGCTCGGTTGTACGCCTGCCTTAAAGAAACGAGTGACGATCTTCTCGACATTCTGCGCCTCGGTACGATTGAGGTAAGACGTGCCACTGGCCGAGATCTCTTCTGCACCAAGGTTGGACCAGAACATCATGGGATTGTCGCCGACAGGCCAGGGGAAATCAACGTCGCGGCGCACACGCTCCTGCATGGTTACACCATTTTGGAGCGAGCCTTCGTAAAACATGTTTGAAGGAAACTCGGACAGGCAAGGGTGCATGCGGTACTGAACTTGTAGGCGGATTGGAGAGCAGCCCAGGATGACCAGACGTTCGAAAAGGGACTGATTAAGCCCGGCGGTAGCAGCCTTCTTGTTCATAATGACAGGTCCGAGTTGCTGGTGATCACCAACAAGCACGACCTGCTTGCACCCAAGGACCAGAGGAATCATGCACTCGGGTTCGGCAGACTGCGTAGACTCGTCAATAAGGACCGTGCGGAACTTCATCTTAGAAAGGCGCGGGTCTCCAGCACCAACGCAAGTGCAGCAGATGACGTCGGCCGCATTGAGAATTTCGCGTTCGGCTGCACGAGTGAGTTGCTTGAACTTCTTCTCATCCTGGCTGGACAGCTCGCCAACGTCACTCTTGAGCTGGTTGAGCTTGTTGAGCTCGACGTTGGTGTCGTTCATGCGAACCTGCTCGTGGAGAGACAAGAAGCCGACCGGAGACTCGACATCTTCCCTGGACTTTGCAGTGACGCGAACAGTTTTCAGGCCAGTGAGATGGATACGTTCGCAAAGCTGGTCAACAGCGACGTTGGATGGTGCACAAACCAACACTTGGCTGCCGCTGATCTTGCAGAGGTGGTAGATGATCGTTGCTGAAGTGACGGTCTTTCCGGTACCCGGGGGACCCTGGATCAGACTAAGAGGCTTTTGCAGAACGCTCTTGACCGCGTTAATCTGACTGCCGTTCAGCTCTGGCAAGCCTGGTACACTGAACTTGCGAGGGATCTGGATCTTCATGGGTGCCGATGCGACCTCATGGCCCAACAGGCGGTGGAAAATGTAGCCAGACACGCTCATCTCGTCAATTGCAAACGTCTTCATGGCGTGCTGCATGCGGTCGAACGAGGTCGCCTTCCATACGTAGTCGGCGCTGAAGTTGTGGGTACATTCGGTTGGGACCGACTTGTGGTCGCCCTTTGTGCGCAGCTCAATTGTCACCTCGTCGGACTGGTTGTTTGGGATCTTGATGACGTATCCGACTCCTTCCCAGTGAGGACGCAGCTCTCCCGTGTATCGCAGGCGCATCTCGTCTCCAACGGCAAGCTTGACGTCACCCAACTCGAGCTTGGGGAGGATGAAGCTGGCGGTGTGTTTATTGTTCAGCGCCATGTCCCAGCGAACGATCAGGTTGTCCTGCGATTGCGACTCCTTCAGCTTGCGGTCGTAGTCCGCCTCGATCTTGACCAGAGGACCAAAGACGTTCTGGTATTGGAACGCGTCGTCGTAGCGAAGCAGAACCTTGGCAATGACCTCCTCTTGTCCGGCGCCCTTCTCCAAGTCCGCAATGGTAGCGTTCGCGTTGTCTTTCCATAGCTCCTCGAGCTTCGCAATCGTCTGTGGGCTAAGGTGACGAGCGCGAAGCTGCTCTTGGTCGGTCGGTGGGGGCACAAGCCAAGGAAGGAAGGAGCGGTCTTCGATGAGCGGCTGCCAACGTGAGGTGTCCCAGTTCATGTCTTTCTGTGAGGGCATCGAGGCGCACGGCTGACGGCACAGCAGCACAACGACGGTATCCGACTTGGCAGGAATGAAACCAAGCAAGAAGACGTTCTTCACGCCGCAGCTGTAGCACTCGAGCGTCGTGTCGCCGAGCGACGAGGCCGGGTGCAGCTGAACTTCCTTGTGACGGGCGCGAACAAGGTGGTTGATGATgtgcgacgacgacgagttGCCGCGGGCGCTGCAGAACCATTTGTTGCAAGCCAAGCACTTGACGACGCTGCCCGCGTTGTGGATACCGCAGTATGCGCAAGCGTGTGCGGGAAGCTCgacctcctcttcttccttgGCCATCTGC
Coding sequences:
- a CDS encoding ATP-dependent RNA helicase → MEGAFTHMGNHLVSDSAATINAGAGDDEITGLSARRRRNDDEDDDLFDDDAESIMDMPAGGANGQQMAKEEEEVELPAHACAYCGIHNAGSVVKCLACNKWFCSARGNSSSSHIINHLVRARHKEVQLHPASSLGDTTLECYSCGVKNVFLLGFIPAKSDTVVVLLCRQPCASMPSQKDMNWDTSRWQPLIEDRSFLPWLVPPPTDQEQLRARHLSPQTIAKLEELWKDNANATIADLEKGAGQEEVIAKVLLRYDDAFQYQNVFGPLVKIEADYDRKLKESQSQDNLIVRWDMALNNKHTASFILPKLELGDVKLAVGDEMRLRYTGELRPHWEGVGYVIKIPNNQSDEVTIELRTKGDHKSVPTECTHNFSADYVWKATSFDRMQHAMKTFAIDEMSVSGYIFHRLLGHEVASAPMKIQIPRKFSVPGLPELNGSQINAVKSVLQKPLSLIQGPPGTGKTVTSATIIYHLCKISGSQVLVCAPSNVAVDQLCERIHLTGLKTVRVTAKSREDVESPVGFLSLHEQVRMNDTNVELNKLNQLKSDVGELSSQDEKKFKQLTRAAEREILNAADVICCTCVGAGDPRLSKMKFRTVLIDESTQSAEPECMIPLVLGCKQVVLVGDHQQLGPVIMNKKAATAGLNQSLFERLVILGCSPIRLQVQYRMHPCLSEFPSNMFYEGSLQNGVTMQERVRRDVDFPWPVGDNPMMFWSNLGAEEISASGTSYLNRTEAQNVEKIVTRFFKAGVQPSDIGIITPYEGQRSYVVSSMQATGSFKKENYKEVEVASVDAFQGREKDFIILSCVRSNDHQGIGFLSDPRRLNVALTRAKYGLVILGNPKVLSKHPLWHYLLLHFKERNCLVEGPLSNLQVSLLQFSRPKQTYRGPQRYQMAYQHANAMTSGRQGSYNGGKPTRQDFNDNGSIVGYIPDDVSSVHSSALGGVPSNYPPMFSNFQESWPLPGRNGQGPRGQSRAPQSVAGESIAASELTDTRSDAPGGISLSGLNLNDYNKPTSLSQSDRLNRFVESTRQGPNMGGGFAAGRGLRNGLGFDDDDARSVSTAFASQIGGPGNYD